GAGGGGCGAGCCCGGCGGCGAGCAGCTCCTTCACGCGGGCGATGACGAGGTCGGCCTCGCCGCGGTTGAAGAGGCTGCCGGTGTCCTGCTCCAGCTCCTCGTCGAAGCCCTTGCCGGCGGTGTCGAGGAAGAGGACGGGAGGGGCGTCGACGCTGGTGGCCTCCGGGGGAAGCACGTCCGCGAGGGTGCGGTCGGCGACGCTGGGGTGGGCGCGCAGCTCGCCGCCGTACATCTCCTGGGAGGGGAAGGACATGATGGCGGTGTTCATCCGGTACTGCTCGCGGAGCATGCGCTTGACGCCCTCGCCGTGGTCGGCGAGCAGACGCTCGAAGAGGCTGACGGCGAGACCCTGCTTCGCGGCCTCCTGGGAGAGGACGGTGGGAGGGAGCTGCTGGGGGTCTCCGGCGAGGATGACCTTGGGGGCGCGGAGGAAGCCGAGCAGGGCGAGGGGCTCGGTGGCCTGGGTGGCCTCGTCGAGCAGGGCGAGGTCGAACTCCTCGTGGGAGAGCACGCCGGACTCGAGGCTGGCGAGGGTGACGCAGACGACGTGGGCGCGTTCCAGGACGGAGCGGAGGGCCTTGCGCTCGAGGGCGCGGGCCTCGTCGAGGAGGCTCTTGGCCTCGGAGGTGGAGGCGCGGGCGTTGGCGAAGCGGGCGCTGCTGCGGCCCTGGGTGCGTTGGCGGCGGGCGTAGCCGAGGAGGGAGAAGGCCTCGTCGAAGAGCTCGCGGGAGAGGACGCGGTCGGGGTGGTCCTCGACGACGAGGTCCAGCGTGTGCTCCTGGAGGCGGGGCGTGACGCGGGCGGGGTGTCCGACGCGGATGGCGCGCAGGCCCTTGTCGAGACAGAGGTCGGTGAGGTGGTCGACGGCGGCGTTGCTGGCGGCGGTGCACAGCAGACGCTGGCCGTTGGAGACGGCCTGGGCGGCGACCTCGGCGAGCACGGTGCTCTTGCCGGTGCCGGGAGGGCCGTGGACGAGGAAGAAGTCCTCTGCGGCGAGGGCGCGGGCGACGGCGTCCTGCTGCTCGGGGTTGAGGGGGCGGGTGGGGGAGAACTCGCGGAGGGAGTCGAAGCGGGGATGCTCGTTGCCAAGGAGGACCTCGCGCTTGCGGCGGGCGGCGCCCTTGT
This is a stretch of genomic DNA from Archangium violaceum. It encodes these proteins:
- a CDS encoding AAA domain-containing protein — protein: MPRDVSFFDSLGRLLALEREAERARMEALAEGMSLQQRAEQGLSFLDLESIEEEVGLGGRVLVTLARKDRARFPARLDNGDQVAVFPRRSEIKEPARALVSRATATRVQLAFDRAPPPFVHEGLLRLDRVPNDVTFERVRAGLARVKALDKGAARRKREVLLGNEHPRFDSLREFSPTRPLNPEQQDAVARALAAEDFFLVHGPPGTGKSTVLAEVAAQAVSNGQRLLCTAASNAAVDHLTDLCLDKGLRAIRVGHPARVTPRLQEHTLDLVVEDHPDRVLSRELFDEAFSLLGYARRQRTQGRSSARFANARASTSEAKSLLDEARALERKALRSVLERAHVVCVTLASLESGVLSHEEFDLALLDEATQATEPLALLGFLRAPKVILAGDPQQLPPTVLSQEAAKQGLAVSLFERLLADHGEGVKRMLREQYRMNTAIMSFPSQEMYGGELRAHPSVADRTLADVLPPEATSVDAPPVLFLDTAGKGFDEELEQDTGSLFNRGEADLVIARVKELLAAGLAPRELAVITPYRAQAHALRERVEPLSPDIEVDTVDAFQGREKDAILVSLTRSNSEGQLGFLTDLRRINVALTRARRHLFVVGDSATLSGHPFYSRFIESTQEGGGYRSAWEWPDPADAS